The proteins below are encoded in one region of Sedimentibacter sp. zth1:
- the ltrA gene encoding group II intron reverse transcriptase/maturase, whose protein sequence is MEKIQEEIKELSIKHAKLQTLMHYVNEENLKQVHEKQDKKKAVGVDGITKEQYSEQLEENIKNLLERMKKFCYKPKPTRRVMIPKSDGKMRPLGILSYEDKLVQTIMAEILNGVYEPRFMDISYGFRPNRNCHQAIKMINNTIMHKNVNYILDCDIKGFFDNVDQGWLMKFLEHDIQDKNFLRYIVRFLKAGIWEDMKYVESDKGTIQGGNISPVLANVYLHYVLDIWFEKSVKPKLHGEAYLVRYADDFAILFQAESEAEKVYKMLIERLKTFGLEVAIEKTRIIPFGKHRGTKENFDFLGFTFVNGKTKNGKYRVHINTSKKKLKVKRQNAKSWLKEGMHKPIDTIMKSLKRKLMGHYNYYLL, encoded by the coding sequence ATGGAAAAGATACAAGAAGAAATAAAAGAACTATCAATAAAACACGCAAAATTGCAAACACTAATGCACTATGTAAATGAAGAAAATTTAAAACAGGTGCATGAAAAACAGGACAAGAAAAAAGCAGTAGGAGTGGACGGGATAACAAAAGAACAATATTCAGAACAACTAGAAGAGAATATAAAAAATCTGCTAGAAAGAATGAAGAAGTTCTGCTACAAACCAAAACCCACAAGAAGAGTAATGATACCCAAAAGCGATGGAAAAATGCGACCATTGGGAATACTGTCATATGAAGATAAGCTAGTACAGACAATAATGGCAGAAATACTGAATGGAGTATATGAACCAAGATTTATGGACATATCATATGGATTTAGACCAAACAGAAATTGCCATCAAGCAATAAAAATGATAAACAATACGATAATGCACAAAAACGTAAACTATATACTAGACTGTGATATAAAAGGCTTTTTCGACAATGTAGACCAAGGATGGCTAATGAAATTTTTAGAACACGATATACAAGATAAGAATTTTCTTAGATATATAGTAAGATTTCTAAAAGCAGGAATATGGGAAGACATGAAATACGTAGAAAGTGACAAAGGAACAATTCAGGGTGGAAATATATCACCAGTACTGGCAAATGTATACCTACACTATGTATTAGATATATGGTTTGAAAAGTCGGTGAAACCAAAACTGCATGGAGAAGCGTATCTGGTGAGATATGCAGATGACTTTGCAATACTGTTTCAAGCAGAAAGCGAAGCGGAAAAAGTATACAAGATGCTAATAGAGAGATTGAAAACATTTGGATTAGAAGTAGCAATAGAAAAGACAAGGATAATACCATTCGGAAAACATAGAGGAACAAAAGAAAATTTTGATTTTCTCGGATTTACATTTGTAAATGGAAAAACAAAAAATGGTAAATATCGTGTGCATATCAACACAAGCAAGAAAAAGCTAAAAGTAAAAAGGCAAAATGCGAAAAGTTGGCTAAAAGAAGGAATGCACAAACCTATTGATACAATAATGAAAAGCTTGAAAAGAAAACTGATGGGACACTATAACTACTATTTACTTTAA
- a CDS encoding alpha/beta fold hydrolase encodes MGLKNILQNQYIAKGIKLNYYEVENNLPVLVMLHAQGTDATSFNNTFNALSKIFHIFSVDCPGHGSSDKDKSHYNIVSIGNAIVDFAENLVGNPFYIVGHSSGGLIAAYVASKTEMCSGLILEDPPLFSCQGQRRYKTFNYLDLSTVCHNYIEQNVQEDFVIYYFERQKMWEFFPNKSREKIKLKLLSCARKYRIKHPHKPLKVPFFPKSALEAYRGMNEYDPYFGDAFYNDTFNGIVLHAEILKSISCKTLLMKAKTNYDSKKVLLAAMSEEDANLVQELMDNCELVRFDCGHGIHIEKKNEFIQALINFVK; translated from the coding sequence ATGGGATTGAAAAATATATTGCAAAATCAATATATTGCTAAGGGAATAAAACTAAATTATTATGAAGTTGAAAACAACCTGCCTGTGTTAGTTATGTTACATGCACAGGGTACAGATGCAACAAGTTTCAATAATACATTCAATGCTTTATCAAAGATATTTCATATATTTTCGGTGGACTGCCCCGGTCATGGATCAAGTGATAAGGATAAAAGCCATTACAATATAGTTTCTATAGGTAATGCCATTGTTGATTTCGCAGAAAATCTTGTTGGCAACCCTTTTTATATCGTCGGTCATTCATCTGGTGGATTAATTGCAGCTTATGTTGCATCAAAAACAGAAATGTGTTCTGGATTGATTTTGGAAGACCCTCCTTTATTTTCATGTCAAGGTCAACGCCGATATAAAACATTTAATTATTTAGATCTATCAACTGTTTGCCATAACTACATTGAGCAAAATGTTCAAGAAGATTTTGTAATTTATTATTTTGAACGCCAAAAAATGTGGGAATTTTTTCCTAATAAATCAAGAGAAAAAATAAAGCTCAAACTATTAAGCTGTGCAAGAAAATATAGAATAAAACACCCACATAAACCTTTAAAAGTGCCATTCTTCCCTAAAAGTGCATTAGAGGCTTATCGTGGTATGAATGAATATGACCCGTATTTTGGAGATGCCTTTTATAATGATACCTTTAATGGAATCGTTTTACACGCAGAAATATTAAAAAGCATCTCTTGCAAAACTCTTTTAATGAAAGCAAAAACAAATTATGATAGCAAAAAAGTTTTGCTTGCGGCAATGAGTGAAGAAGATGCAAACTTGGTACAAGAACTAATGGACAACTGTGAGCTTGTTAGATTTGATTGTGGGCACGGAATTCATATTGAGAAGAAGAATGAATTTATACAAGCTCTTATCAACTTCGTCAAATGA
- a CDS encoding histidine phosphatase family protein, with protein MKKIITVQHTQSIHHTNGMVGSWTDWELSELGVKQAHKIGENLKEELKNQKIKMYSSDLTRAKQTAEIVGQHIEVTPILKKELRERNLGKCCGKSVKWLKENVEVQEKTVDDRLFSDAESRRDEWNRLEPFFTEIMQSEDEVIIIVSHGDLLSVFNTMFLGLEIEVLNKAEVFGLAGGVSYLILNDSGKRLIRKMSDMSYIK; from the coding sequence ATGAAAAAAATTATTACGGTGCAACACACACAATCAATACATCATACAAACGGTATGGTTGGTTCATGGACAGATTGGGAATTATCAGAATTAGGAGTAAAACAAGCACATAAAATAGGTGAAAATTTAAAAGAAGAATTAAAAAATCAGAAAATTAAAATGTATTCATCAGACTTAACTAGGGCAAAGCAAACAGCTGAAATAGTTGGACAACACATAGAAGTAACTCCTATATTAAAAAAGGAATTAAGAGAGAGAAACCTAGGGAAATGTTGTGGCAAATCTGTAAAATGGTTAAAAGAAAATGTAGAAGTACAAGAAAAGACTGTTGATGATAGGTTATTTTCAGACGCAGAAAGTCGTAGAGATGAATGGAACAGATTAGAACCTTTCTTTACAGAAATTATGCAAAGTGAAGATGAAGTAATAATCATTGTATCGCATGGAGATTTATTAAGTGTATTTAACACGATGTTTTTGGGATTGGAAATTGAAGTGCTAAATAAAGCTGAAGTATTTGGTTTAGCAGGTGGAGTTTCGTATTTAATATTAAATGATTCAGGAAAAAGGTTAATAAGAAAGATGAGCGATATGTCTTATATAAAATAA
- a CDS encoding GNAT family N-acetyltransferase, with protein sequence MDYLTKTNEYYSKWIGKDNILNNNFKGVKFIYSSERNKIQHGYGKQLDLYIFSQSDKIIVSYGNKLIDEIKEVQKYFESIMPIDRVLIIIKQLFGDCFNHDIKYVFNQIPNQKLNSRPLIDEEYLQYLEFFIKNNPNCENTDWIKEYFIKMVNEHLCYGLFVNNTLISCSDAPDMPYMQECVQEIGINTLEEYIGNGYATDVCITCAKEIIKNEKCPLWSTSADNIASQKLAEKVGFIKFADAITVTV encoded by the coding sequence ATGGATTATTTAACTAAAACCAATGAATATTATTCAAAATGGATTGGAAAAGACAATATTCTTAACAATAATTTTAAAGGTGTTAAGTTTATATACTCTTCGGAACGAAATAAAATTCAACATGGATATGGTAAACAATTAGATTTATACATATTTAGTCAATCTGATAAAATAATTGTTTCCTATGGTAATAAGTTGATTGATGAAATTAAAGAGGTACAAAAATATTTTGAGTCTATTATGCCTATTGATAGAGTATTAATAATTATTAAGCAATTATTTGGTGATTGTTTTAATCATGATATAAAATATGTTTTTAATCAAATACCTAATCAAAAATTAAATTCAAGACCTCTTATTGATGAAGAATATTTACAGTATTTAGAATTTTTCATAAAAAATAATCCTAACTGTGAGAATACAGATTGGATTAAAGAGTATTTTATTAAAATGGTTAATGAACATTTATGCTATGGTTTGTTTGTCAATAATACGTTGATAAGTTGTTCAGATGCGCCAGATATGCCTTATATGCAAGAATGTGTTCAAGAAATTGGGATAAATACTTTAGAAGAATATATAGGGAATGGATATGCAACAGATGTGTGTATTACTTGTGCCAAAGAGATAATTAAGAATGAAAAATGTCCGCTATGGTCTACAAGTGCAGATAATATAGCCTCTCAAAAGTTAGCAGAAAAAGTAGGATTTATAAAATTTGCAGATGCAATAACCGTAACAGTTTAA
- a CDS encoding HAD-IA family hydrolase has translation MIIKGILIDSGRVLNRPRTGHWFITPNFFTKVDKKIFNQLSKKTKEAFLKAGEYISKQFLIETEEDEYKHFLKFYRIFFENVPELNVNDEDIEYIAKDLVYNYDKYQFFKDVYDTLPILKNKYKLAVVSDAWPSLENVFIKAGFRDYFSSFVVSSLLGVAKPNHLMYETALNDLNILPEEAIFIDDSVRNCDGAKKLGVKTYLICRELREYIYYKLTCRNHIVVRNLHSILKKYN, from the coding sequence ATGATTATTAAAGGTATTTTAATTGATTCTGGTAGAGTATTAAATAGGCCAAGAACTGGTCATTGGTTTATTACACCAAACTTTTTTACCAAGGTAGATAAAAAAATATTTAATCAATTATCAAAAAAAACGAAAGAAGCATTTTTAAAAGCTGGTGAATATATATCTAAACAATTTTTAATTGAAACAGAAGAAGACGAATATAAACATTTCTTAAAATTTTATAGAATTTTCTTTGAAAATGTACCTGAACTTAATGTTAATGATGAAGATATAGAATATATTGCGAAAGATTTAGTATATAACTATGATAAATATCAGTTTTTTAAAGATGTTTACGATACTTTACCAATTTTAAAGAATAAATATAAATTAGCAGTAGTATCTGATGCGTGGCCTTCATTAGAGAATGTTTTTATTAAAGCAGGATTTAGGGATTACTTTTCATCATTTGTTGTATCATCTTTGTTAGGAGTAGCTAAACCAAATCATTTAATGTATGAAACTGCATTAAATGATTTAAATATATTGCCAGAAGAAGCAATTTTTATTGATGATAGTGTTAGAAATTGTGATGGAGCAAAAAAATTAGGAGTAAAAACTTACCTTATATGTAGAGAATTAAGGGAATACATATATTATAAACTTACATGTAGAAATCATATTGTGGTAAGAAATTTACATAGTATTTTGAAAAAGTATAATTAA
- a CDS encoding TIGR02391 family protein: MNIDTDLGIDLKEAIEKNYYNESYSSAILDSMHVLTEIIRNKTGLEGDGVTLVGQAFGGDNPRIKINKLQTDSEKNEQKGIQDIIRGLYIAIRNPRSHDKYNDSKKVADTIIFFIDYLLKLIDKSKLSFEEKDFLKKVYDKHFVKSKEYCDLLVKEIPKRQRINIAISIVLDRDKGDIYNLSWFMHSLQENLEEDEIDRLYKVISQELIYASSHIEISTILKIFDPKYWYKVDKVARLRIENLLYEDIKNGKYNKEDNCCIEGALATWIDNEHFNHFSDTEKWSRLLVEKLESDEAMEKEYVKEYFWDSLVHINRNELYYSLKEYIRKGLKSKDEFVITNVEIEICYDYSHPWWQIFEEELKNYTNIEYIDITF, from the coding sequence ATGAACATAGATACTGATTTAGGTATAGATTTAAAAGAAGCAATAGAAAAAAATTATTATAATGAAAGTTATTCTAGTGCAATATTAGATTCTATGCACGTACTTACTGAAATAATAAGAAATAAAACAGGATTAGAGGGTGATGGAGTAACTTTAGTTGGACAAGCATTTGGTGGTGATAATCCTCGCATTAAAATAAACAAACTACAAACAGATTCTGAAAAAAATGAACAAAAGGGAATTCAAGATATAATTAGAGGTTTATATATTGCAATAAGAAATCCAAGAAGTCATGATAAATATAATGATTCAAAGAAAGTAGCAGATACAATAATATTTTTTATTGATTATTTATTAAAGTTGATTGATAAGTCAAAATTAAGTTTCGAAGAAAAAGATTTTCTAAAGAAAGTATATGATAAACATTTTGTTAAAAGTAAAGAATATTGTGATTTATTAGTTAAAGAAATACCAAAAAGACAACGTATAAATATTGCTATTTCTATAGTTTTAGATAGAGATAAAGGAGATATTTATAATTTGTCATGGTTTATGCATTCTTTGCAAGAAAATTTAGAGGAAGATGAAATTGATAGATTATATAAAGTGATTAGTCAAGAATTAATATATGCTTCATCTCATATAGAAATAAGTACTATTTTAAAAATATTTGATCCAAAGTATTGGTATAAAGTAGATAAGGTAGCTAGATTAAGAATTGAAAATTTATTATATGAAGATATCAAGAATGGTAAATATAACAAAGAAGACAATTGTTGTATCGAAGGAGCTTTAGCTACTTGGATTGATAATGAGCATTTTAATCATTTTAGTGATACTGAGAAATGGTCAAGGTTGTTAGTTGAAAAACTTGAAAGCGATGAAGCTATGGAAAAAGAGTACGTTAAAGAATATTTTTGGGATTCATTAGTACATATTAATAGAAATGAATTGTATTATTCTCTTAAGGAGTATATAAGAAAGGGTCTAAAATCAAAAGATGAATTTGTAATAACAAATGTTGAAATAGAAATATGTTATGATTATAGTCATCCATGGTGGCAAATATTCGAAGAAGAGTTAAAGAATTATACAAATATAGAATACATAGATATAACATTTTAA
- a CDS encoding abortive infection family protein produces the protein MYDKDKFLNIISMYKDFKLCGPSDDPDIQTSVVYSLKDLVKKCKFNSKHINDIALRDKLQALDDRIETIYEAFDLYSDLGNIIGELEDYFNSPSNVHEGENLNPLERLDVIESIACRLQEEMTTSDINVLLKGYDVDFNPCEGVSSKRIYVKEILSDISNESILLRIAEDIGLKEKISFVSDKELSNQNNEYINQQIEKCNDKVRDGDYDGAITNARTLIETVCIHILDECNENYKEDGNLIKLYKSVSKVLNMSPSCYEDDAIKQICSGFFSIVGGLSGMRNNMSDAHGKGKNHRYKAAKRHAILAVNSAKTISEFILASWRENKGWKRC, from the coding sequence ATGTATGATAAAGATAAATTTTTAAACATAATATCCATGTATAAAGATTTTAAATTATGCGGTCCTAGTGATGACCCTGATATACAGACAAGCGTTGTCTATTCACTTAAAGATTTAGTAAAAAAATGTAAGTTTAATTCTAAGCATATTAACGATATTGCGTTAAGAGATAAATTACAAGCATTGGATGACAGAATTGAAACTATCTATGAAGCATTTGATCTTTATAGTGATTTAGGTAACATTATAGGAGAGTTAGAAGATTATTTTAATAGTCCATCAAATGTACATGAAGGGGAGAATCTTAACCCTCTTGAACGTCTGGACGTTATCGAGTCTATTGCATGTAGATTACAGGAAGAGATGACCACTAGTGATATAAATGTATTATTAAAAGGTTATGATGTAGATTTTAATCCTTGTGAGGGAGTAAGTAGTAAAAGAATATATGTCAAGGAAATATTAAGTGATATTAGTAATGAAAGTATTTTGTTGAGAATTGCTGAAGATATTGGCTTAAAAGAAAAAATTAGTTTTGTTAGCGATAAAGAATTAAGCAATCAAAACAATGAATACATAAATCAGCAAATAGAAAAATGTAATGATAAGGTAAGAGATGGAGATTATGATGGTGCAATTACTAATGCTCGTACATTAATTGAAACTGTATGTATTCATATTCTTGATGAATGTAATGAAAACTACAAAGAGGATGGAAACTTAATAAAATTATATAAAAGTGTATCAAAGGTTCTAAATATGTCACCAAGTTGTTATGAGGATGACGCTATTAAACAAATTTGCTCAGGTTTTTTTAGTATAGTAGGTGGTCTTTCAGGAATGAGGAATAATATGAGTGATGCACATGGTAAAGGTAAAAACCATAGATATAAAGCTGCTAAAAGACATGCTATTCTAGCAGTAAATTCTGCTAAAACAATATCAGAGTTCATATTAGCTAGTTGGAGAGAAAATAAAGGTTGGAAGCGTTGCTAA
- a CDS encoding NUDIX hydrolase encodes MSKEFQSCGASVIVYKDNKILLQQRRDNGCWGYPGGHTELGEKVEDTAKRELFEETGLKVLSMKLFDVFSGPELRRVYPDGNIVHIIDVVYISTEFEGKLKLQESEVLDLKWFDINDIPDNISPPVKPGLNKFIKQIQGGL; translated from the coding sequence ATGAGTAAAGAATTTCAAAGTTGTGGAGCAAGTGTAATCGTATATAAAGATAATAAAATACTTTTACAACAAAGAAGAGATAATGGTTGCTGGGGATATCCTGGCGGACATACGGAATTAGGTGAAAAGGTAGAAGATACTGCCAAAAGAGAATTGTTTGAGGAAACTGGATTGAAAGTATTATCAATGAAGTTATTTGACGTGTTTTCAGGTCCAGAATTACGTCGTGTTTATCCTGATGGTAATATTGTACATATAATTGATGTTGTTTACATAAGCACTGAATTTGAAGGGAAACTTAAATTACAAGAGTCTGAAGTATTAGATTTAAAATGGTTTGATATTAATGATATCCCTGATAATATAAGTCCTCCTGTAAAACCTGGTTTGAATAAATTTATTAAGCAAATTCAAGGGGGATTGTAA
- a CDS encoding copper amine oxidase N-terminal domain-containing protein: protein MTDGETIVSVVSNNDIALINGVEKKMDVCATVLNGRILVPVRFISEAFNNVVIWDGENSTVIIH from the coding sequence ATTACTGATGGTGAAACAATAGTATCTGTAGTGTCTAATAATGATATTGCTTTAATTAATGGTGTTGAGAAAAAAATGGATGTGTGTGCTACTGTATTAAATGGTAGAATTTTAGTTCCTGTAAGATTTATAAGTGAAGCGTTTAATAACGTAGTTATTTGGGATGGTGAAAATAGTACAGTAATTATACATTAA
- a CDS encoding transglutaminase domain-containing protein, with protein sequence MKDKIKIVVIYIAIFMLLCSNLNVFALDYNYNSYYFSSQDYSSYKIAKNEDELIQYIISQDRERKNDFKVLYLIEPTDLNVEKTRELIDDMKDVFLAEDDSKLALFTLTTSDVTFYKANYEDKDVIEIIFSPYEEYYFSYINEMNYPVVNSIEEYKNFLINKALSFKEDLNVIINIPLTTKNFFEVNKVISSFSAGRELNDVYINHIITGKSWSVNATMASGEYVIYVRSSFNYSEMYLNQAEDNVKINEILSQIITDDMYAHEKVKAIHDYIVKNYRYDTSYKNYYIKEMLDEGTGVCQAYSLLTYRMLSLANVPVKYVVGKADTGNKIASHSWNMVNLGGYWFNLDVTWDDPIPDVRGRIRYDYYMLTDKVFRRNHTPCSLYTYPKAYKNYYEYLNEFAENESNLIRNKTTDGINIKLRDSYIDFTSTGQAPVVVDGRTLVPIRAVFE encoded by the coding sequence ATGAAGGATAAAATTAAAATTGTAGTAATTTATATAGCTATATTTATGCTACTATGCTCTAATTTAAATGTATTTGCATTAGACTATAATTATAATAGCTATTATTTTTCATCTCAGGATTATAGTAGCTACAAAATTGCAAAAAATGAGGACGAGCTAATCCAGTATATCATAAGTCAGGATAGAGAAAGAAAAAATGACTTTAAAGTTTTGTATTTGATTGAGCCAACTGATTTAAATGTTGAAAAAACAAGAGAGTTAATTGATGACATGAAGGATGTTTTTTTGGCAGAGGATGATAGTAAATTAGCGCTATTTACCTTAACTACGTCTGATGTTACATTTTATAAGGCTAATTATGAAGATAAAGATGTAATAGAAATTATATTTAGTCCCTATGAAGAATATTATTTTTCTTACATTAACGAAATGAACTATCCTGTAGTAAATAGTATTGAAGAATATAAAAACTTTTTAATAAATAAAGCATTGTCATTTAAAGAAGATTTAAATGTAATAATAAATATTCCTTTAACAACAAAAAACTTTTTTGAGGTTAATAAAGTAATTAGTAGTTTTTCAGCAGGAAGGGAATTAAATGACGTATACATTAATCACATTATTACAGGAAAAAGCTGGTCTGTTAACGCAACTATGGCTAGTGGAGAATATGTAATTTATGTAAGGTCGTCTTTTAATTACTCTGAAATGTATTTGAATCAAGCGGAGGATAATGTAAAGATAAATGAAATTTTATCACAAATTATAACTGATGATATGTATGCACATGAAAAGGTAAAGGCAATACATGACTATATAGTAAAAAATTACAGATATGATACATCATACAAAAATTATTACATAAAAGAAATGTTAGACGAAGGTACTGGGGTTTGCCAAGCATATTCCTTATTGACCTATAGGATGTTAAGTTTAGCTAATGTGCCTGTTAAATATGTTGTAGGTAAGGCTGATACTGGTAACAAAATTGCAAGTCATTCATGGAATATGGTAAATTTAGGAGGGTACTGGTTTAATCTTGATGTTACTTGGGATGATCCTATACCAGATGTAAGAGGTAGAATAAGATATGATTATTATATGCTTACAGATAAAGTTTTTAGAAGAAACCACACTCCATGTAGTTTATATACATATCCAAAGGCTTATAAAAATTATTATGAATATCTAAATGAGTTTGCTGAAAATGAGTCAAATCTAATTAGAAATAAGACAACTGATGGTATAAATATCAAGCTAAGAGATAGCTATATAGATTTTACAAGTACGGGACAAGCTCCTGTTGTGGTAGATGGAAGAACCTTAGTGCCGATAAGAGCAGTTTTTGAATAA
- a CDS encoding S8 family serine peptidase: MKKGFKKFIVCIFILAFSIVNVTACSDNSKVNEASEVPVISIERVPGVADYTKLFKDTTSLPHNDKYGQWALDVRSSNLSSDNLMDRVDDLLYASFDSKTVWPDKLPEGFDPDKIMELYKDPGLNVRELHKKGITGKGVGIAIIDQCLLVDHIEYKDRLKYYEEYKDMKYGEHTSSMHGPAVASIAVGKSVGVAPEADLYYISGHFGDYDENNNYIYDYTYTANDIKKIIEINKTLPKNRKIRVISISLGFSNTEKGYDEFQEAVKLAEENGIATLTTRMNYNNVKMVGMGRKPMTNGNDFNDCCPGIFWMSNAKTVLNCKNLYIPMDFRCTAAPSGQEDYAVYINGGFSWSVPYVAGAYALACQVKPDITFEEFFPKAYETGKIIESNYKYYDEEIKLTMDKVISPVDLINKLQEEK, from the coding sequence ATGAAAAAAGGTTTTAAGAAATTTATAGTATGTATTTTTATTTTAGCATTTTCAATTGTTAATGTGACAGCATGCAGTGATAATAGCAAAGTAAATGAAGCATCAGAAGTGCCTGTAATATCTATTGAGAGAGTACCAGGTGTGGCGGATTATACTAAACTTTTTAAAGATACTACATCATTACCTCATAATGATAAATATGGACAGTGGGCATTGGACGTGAGAAGCAGTAATCTTAGTTCGGATAATCTTATGGATAGAGTAGATGATTTGTTGTATGCTTCATTTGATTCCAAAACCGTATGGCCTGATAAGCTACCTGAAGGGTTTGATCCTGATAAAATTATGGAACTGTATAAGGACCCAGGATTAAACGTTAGAGAATTGCATAAAAAAGGTATAACAGGAAAGGGTGTAGGTATAGCTATAATAGACCAATGCTTATTGGTAGACCATATAGAATATAAGGACAGATTGAAATATTATGAAGAATATAAAGATATGAAATACGGAGAACATACTTCAAGTATGCACGGTCCTGCGGTAGCATCTATAGCTGTAGGAAAAAGTGTTGGAGTTGCTCCCGAAGCGGACTTATATTATATTAGCGGTCATTTTGGAGATTATGACGAAAATAATAATTATATATATGATTATACATATACTGCAAATGATATAAAAAAGATAATAGAAATCAATAAAACTTTACCTAAAAACAGGAAAATCAGAGTTATATCAATTTCATTAGGCTTTAGTAATACTGAAAAAGGTTATGATGAATTTCAGGAAGCTGTTAAGTTAGCTGAGGAAAATGGTATAGCAACACTAACTACTCGAATGAATTACAATAATGTTAAAATGGTTGGTATGGGTAGAAAACCAATGACAAATGGTAATGATTTTAATGATTGTTGTCCGGGTATATTTTGGATGAGTAATGCAAAAACAGTTTTAAATTGTAAAAATTTATATATACCAATGGATTTTAGATGCACAGCAGCACCGTCAGGACAAGAGGATTACGCAGTATATATAAACGGGGGATTTAGTTGGTCTGTTCCTTATGTTGCCGGTGCTTATGCTTTAGCGTGTCAAGTAAAGCCTGATATAACTTTTGAGGAATTTTTCCCTAAGGCATATGAAACAGGTAAAATTATTGAAAGTAATTATAAATATTATGATGAAGAAATAAAATTAACAATGGACAAGGTTATAAGTCCAGTTGATTTAATTAATAAACTGCAAGAAGAAAAATAG